A window of the Dyadobacter pollutisoli genome harbors these coding sequences:
- a CDS encoding RNA polymerase sigma factor: MLFGRKISFSENDFNSVVAACIAGNSQAQRHLYKQFFGYSKSICLRYTATTEEAEEVLNEGFLKVFNNLEKYDCNHPFKAWLRTIMVNTAISYYRKHKKHSEDVIALEDAPYPKFEEDVISQITADEILQLIQQIKPVYKNVFLLYVVDGYNHREIADLLQINEATVRSHYVRARARLQHLIKQYYPNLFPSDWAVKSFRGNEN; encoded by the coding sequence TTGCTTTTTGGAAGAAAAATATCCTTTAGTGAAAACGACTTCAACTCGGTCGTGGCTGCATGCATCGCTGGCAACAGCCAGGCGCAGCGGCATCTTTATAAACAATTTTTCGGGTATTCGAAAAGCATTTGCCTTCGCTATACCGCCACTACTGAGGAGGCCGAAGAGGTATTGAACGAGGGATTTCTGAAGGTCTTTAATAATTTGGAAAAATATGACTGCAACCATCCTTTCAAGGCTTGGTTGCGAACGATTATGGTTAATACGGCGATCAGCTACTACCGCAAACATAAAAAGCATAGCGAGGATGTAATTGCTCTGGAGGATGCGCCGTACCCCAAATTTGAAGAAGATGTAATAAGCCAGATCACTGCGGATGAAATTCTTCAGCTGATCCAGCAGATAAAGCCTGTTTACAAAAACGTGTTCCTGCTGTACGTAGTAGATGGTTACAACCATCGTGAAATAGCAGATTTGCTGCAAATTAACGAAGCTACGGTACGATCACATTACGTTCGTGCCCGCGCCCGTTTGCAGCATTTAATTAAACAATATTACCCAAATCTCTTCCCAAGTGATTGGGCCGTAAAGTCATTCAGAGGAAATGAAAACTAA